Within the Agromyces atrinae genome, the region GCGCGCGCCGTGCGGAGGTAGACCTGCCCGAGCACGTCGAGCGTCGCGCTGCGGACGTACCGCGCGAGATCGCTGCCCGCGACGATCGCGATCGTGAGCACGGGGAGGGTGAGAGATCGCAGGGCGTCGGCCGGGTCGGCCCAGTCGCTGCGCGGGAATCCGCCGGCGGGGAGGAAGCGATTCTGCAGGGCGAACACCGTGATGAGGAGGATGCCGACCCAGAACACGGGGATCGCGCCGCCGAGCTGCGTCGCGGCCGAGAACGCCGTGCCGTACCAGGTGCGTGAGCGCCACGCGGCGATGAAGCCGACCGGGATCGCGATGAGCACGGAGAGCGCGAAGGAGATGAGGGTGAGCGGGAGTGTGACGTTCAACCGCCGGGCGATCTCGTCGCCGACCGAGAGCTGGTTGGTGAACGACGTACCGAGATCGAGGGTGACGAGCTGCTGTATGTACTCGACGAATTGCTCGCCGATCGGCCTGTCCACACCGAGCCTCGCGGCTGCGGCGGCGATGTCTTCTTCGGTGGCCCCGACCGAGATCAGGGCGTACACCGGGTTGCCGAGAACCCGGAGCACGAGGAAGAGCAGCGCCGCCGCGAGCGCGAGGCTCAGGAGGAGCAGGCCGGTGCGACGGAGCAGATACGCGGCTATGAGGCCGCCTTCGCGATACCGGCGACGTAGAAGAGCGAGTTGAGCCCGTTCTCGGGAACACCCGTCACCGTCGATGCGGCGATGCGCAGCTGCGGGTTGAGGTAGAGCCACACGCTCGCCGCGTCATCCGAGATCTTCTGGTTGGCGAGCTTGACGAGATCGGTCTGGGCCTCGACGCTGTCAGCGGCCTCCGACTCGGCGAGCCACGTCTGCACGTCGGCGTCGTTGTAGCCCCAGTAGAAGTCGGGGTTGCCGTAGAAGTTGATGTCGCGGTCGTTGACGTGGCCCTGGAGCGTCGCCTGGAAGTCGTGGTTCGTGTAGATCTTCTCGTACCACTCGTCGTCGGTGATGATGTTGATGTTCACCGTGACGCCGACCTTCGCGAGCTCCGACTTGATGAACTCGGCGACGGTCGAGTGCACACCGCTGTCGGGGGTGTCGATCGTGAACTCGAAGCCGTCGGCGTAGCCCGCCTGAGCGAGGAGGTCTTCGGCGAGTTCGACGTCGTACGGGTTGTTGTCGGCGAGGTCGATGTACCACGGCTCCGACGGGGGCACCATCGAGCCGATGAGCTGGCCGCGGCCGTCCCAGATCGAGTCGAGGAGGCGCTCGCGGTCGATCGCCGAGTAGATGGCCTTGCGCACGTCGACCGAGTCGAACGGGGCGATCCGGTCGTTGAGGCCGAGGATCTCCTTGGTCGTCGAGGTGCCCTCGATGATCGTGAAGTCGTCGTTGTCGAACTGGGCGAGACCATCGGGGTTCGACTGGCTCGTGACGAGGTCGACGGCGCCCGTGAGAAGGGCGTTGTTGAGCGCGGTCGGGTCGGCGTAGTACTGGTAGACGACGCCGCCGTTGGCGGGCTCGTCACCCCAGTAGTCGGCGTAGCGGTCGAGCGTGATCGAGTCGCCCTTGCGGTAGTCGGCGAGCGTGTAGGGGCCCGAACCGTCTTCTGTCGTCGCGCGGTCGGTTGCGGTGTCGTTGACGATCCACACGTAACCGAGGTTGTAGGTGAAGCTCACCGACTTCGAGACGAGCGTCACGTCGACGGTCTTGTCGTCGACGACGGTCACGGTGTCGATGACGCTCAGCTGGCGCTTGCGGGCCGCGATCGACTCTTCGCTGATGAAGCGTTCGAGGCTGTACTTGACGTCGTCGGCCGTGACCGGGTCGCCCGAGTGGAACGTCGCGTCGGCGAGCGTGAACGTGTAAGTGAGGCCGTCGTCGGAGACCGAGGTCTCGGCGGCGAGGAGCGGCTCGACCTCGGCGTCGTCGGTGATGCGGAAGAGGCCCTCGTAGACGTTCCCGGTGAAGACCTCGGTCACGCCCGAGCTTCCACCGCCGATCTGGTCGAGGCTCGTCGGCTCGTTCTGCGACCCGACGGTGATGATCGCGTCGGGGTCGGCGGCACCTCCGGCAGCGGGAGCGGCCGAGGGCGACGAGCACCCGGCGAGGACGAGCGCTGCAGCGACGGCGATTCCGCCGGCGACGGCGGTGAGGGAACGGCGGGGCATGGTGAATCCGTTTCGTGGGGGGCTGTGAGGTGGTGCGTGTGGAGCGGTGATGCAGGTTCTAGAGCGTGAATCCCTCGGCGAAGACCGCGACTCGCTCGCCGGCGCGCACCGGAACCGCGAAACGGTTCTGGGGCGGAGGCAACGGGCAGTTCATCTGTGAGGAGAATCCGCACGGCGGTACATACGCGCGATTGAAGTCGAGCGTGACCGGCACGCGGTCTCCCGTCGATGCGCCGTCGGGGATCTCGGGCCGCGGCACGGCCAGGAACCGACCGGCGCCATAGCTCTCGACCCCGTTCGTCGCATCGCCGAAGACGAGCTGGAGGACGTCTCCGTTGGCGAACGCGGCGAGTCGGTACGGTATTCCCGCGCGCTCGAAGACGAGGTCGCCGGGCACGGGGAGCCCGCGCGTCGCACCCGCGTCGCGCAGGTGCTCGAAGGGGATGACGCGGTCGTCGGCGACGAGTTCGAACTCGGCGTCGATGACCCAGTCGGGGTCGTAGTCGTACGATTCGATGCCTTCGAAGGCGAGGTTCGCGGGCGAGTCGGTCTGCCAGATGCGATAGCCGTGCTGGGTCTCGCCCGTGTCGATGTCGGCGCGCGTCAGCCGCGTGAGCACGGCATCGACGGGGTGGCCGGCTCGCGCCTGCTCGTCGCTCACGGGTTCGTCGCCCGCGGGGGACCAGTGGGTGAGGACGAGCGCCAGGTTGCCGAGGGGCGACGTCACGAAGTCGTGTCGTTCGTCATGCCAGCGCTTCGAGGCGGCTCGGGCGTCGCCGAGGGGGAGCGAGTTGTGGGGGGATGTCACTGATTCATTCTCTCCCGCCCCGACAGGCGGGTCGGCAGGATGACGTTCTGTTGCCATCGCCCTGAGCGAACAGCGCGAACAGGTCGAACAGGTCGAACAGGGCGAACAGGGCGCCCGTCAGCGCCAGCCCGGCAGCCAGATGTGGAGCTGCCAGAACGTGAAGGGGATCGTCGTGCCCGTCCACAGCGGGTAGAAGAACGCCGACAGCAGCACGGCGAAGGCGAGGTACACGCCGACGACCCCGATACCGCGCGCTCGCCGCCACTCGAGGTCGTCGCGTCGACCGAGGATGATGCCGAGTACCCCGGCGAGCGCGAGCATCGTGTAGGGCTGGAACGCGATCGTGTAGAACGTGAACATCGTGCGGTCGGGGTAGAGGAGCCACGGCAGGTATCCGGCCGCGAGGCCGACGAGCACGAGGCCGACCTGCCACTCGCGCCAGCGCACGAGCCGGTAGAGCAGGTAGAGAACGGCGGCGGCCGCGCCCCACCAGATGAGCGGGTTGCCGATGCCGTTGATCGTCTGCACGCACGCATCGACGGTGCATCCGCCGTCGCCGTTCTCGAGCGAGACGTAGTACATGTTCGTCGGCCGCTCCATGACGAGCCAGCCGAGGGGGTGCGACTGCCAGGGATGCGGAGTGCTGAGGCCCACGTGGTACTTGTACGCCTCCTGGTGGTAGTGCCAGAGGCTCTGCAGCGGGGCGGGCAGCCACTCGATGCCGGCGAGCTGGTCGGCGCTCGTCGTCGTCGCCCAGTCGCGGTAGTAGCCGCCGTCGGTCACGAGCCAGCCCGTCCAGCTCGCGAGGTAGACGACGGCGGCGATCGGTACGACGAGGAGGAACGTCGCCGGCCCCTGGCGGAGGATCGCGCTCGTGATCCAGAACGGCAGGCCGGCGCGGCGCCGTGCGAGCGCATCGACGACGACGAGGTAGATGCCGAACGCGGCGAGGAAGTACAGCCCCGACCACTTCACGGCGGTCGTCGCGCCGAAGGCGATGCCGGCGGCGAGGAGCCACGGGCGCCACCACAGCACGGGGCCCCAGGCCGGGTCGACGCCGCGCGCCCGTCGTTCGGCGAGACGCGCGGCGAGACGCGTCGCGTGCCACTCGCGATCGAGGAGCACGCACCCGAAGCCGAGGAGCGCGAAGAACATGACCCACGTGTCGAGCAGCGCGACGCGCGACATGACGATCGCGTTGCCGTCGATGGCGAACAGCAAGCCGGCGATGACGGCGACGATCGTCGATCCGAAGAGGCGCCGCGCGATGAGCGAGACGAGGAGGACGGCGATCGTTCCCGCGAGCGCGGTCGTCGCGCGCCACCAGAACGGATCGCCCGCGCCGAAGGCGGCCATGCCGAGGCCGATCATCCACTTGCCGAGCGGCGGGTGCACGACGTACGACGGCTCGTCGAGGTACGTGTCGGTGTCGCCCGCGGCGAAACCGGCGTCGGCGTCCTCCGGCCAGCGCGACTCGTAGCCGTTGCCGATGAGGGTCCAGGCGTCCTTGACGTAGTAGGTCTCGTCGAAGACGAGCGTGTGCGGATGGCCGAGATTCCAGAACCTCAGGATGCCGGCGAGCAGCGTGACCGCGATCGGCCCGGCCCAGTACCAGAACCGGCGCCGTGCCGGCGTGCCGAGCACACGAGCCCACCAGGCGTCGAGCCGCGTGCCGCGGGGAGCCGGGGCTGCGGGAGCCGACTCGGGGGCCTCGTCATCCGTCGTCGTCGCCTCGCGCGACCCCGTCGCCCCCTCCGCATGCATGCGCTCATCGTAGGGGAAGCGATGGGGGAGACTGGAGCGATGATCATCCTCGCGGCGACACCAATCGGCAATCTGGGCGATGCGTCGCCCCGACTGCGTGAGGCTCTCGCGGCGGCGACCGTCGTCGCCGCGGAGGACACGCGGGTGACCCAGCGTCTGCTCGCCGCCCTCGGCATCGCGAACCGGCCGCGACTCATCGCGCTCCACGAGCACAACGAACGCGTCAGGGCAAGCGAGATCGTCGAGCTCGCCCGCGAGGCGGACGTGCTCGTGCTGAGCGACGCCGGCATGCCCGCCGTCTCCGACCCCGGATTCCCGCTCGTCGAAGCGGCGGTCGCCGCGGGTGTCGATGTGACCGTCATCCCCGGGCCGAGCGCCGTGCTCACCGCACTCGCCGTCTCGGGGCTGCCGACCGACCGCTTCAGCTTCGAGGGTTTCCTGCCGCGGAAGCACGGCGACCGCGTGCGCACCTTCACGAGCCTCGTCGACGAACGCCGCACGATGGTGTTCTTCGAAGCACCGTCGCGCATCGCGGCGAGCCTCGCCGATGCCGCAGAGGTGTTCGGCGCCGACCGCCGGGCGGCCGTCTGCCGTGAGCTCACGAAACTGCACGAAGAGGTCAAGCGCGGGCCGCTCGGAGAGCTCGCCGCGTGGGCCGAGGCCGGCGTCCGCGGTGAGATCTGCGTCGTCGTCGACGGGGCGCCCGAGCGCATCGCCGATGCGGGCGACGCCCTCGCGCGAGTGCTCGCCCTCGTAGCGGGAGGCGTGCGCCTCAAGGAGGCGGCGGGCGACGTCGCCCTCGCGACCGGGCTGAGCCGCCGAGACCTCTACGAAGCGGCGCTACAGGCGCGGTCAACTCACAGTCAACCCCCGGTCTGACGCGCCTCGATCGGGGGACAATGGGCCGAGGAGCTCATCGACCCCAGCGTGGAGGTGCGTGATGA harbors:
- a CDS encoding ABC transporter permease, with translation MAAYLLRRTGLLLLSLALAAALLFLVLRVLGNPVYALISVGATEEDIAAAAARLGVDRPIGEQFVEYIQQLVTLDLGTSFTNQLSVGDEIARRLNVTLPLTLISFALSVLIAIPVGFIAAWRSRTWYGTAFSAATQLGGAIPVFWVGILLITVFALQNRFLPAGGFPRSDWADPADALRSLTLPVLTIAIVAGSDLARYVRSATLDVLGQVYLRTARATGQSFGGAIWRHGVRNGIVPVISILAIQLSTTFVGAVIVENVFGLPGLGDMLLTAIRERDFPSVQGVVLFSTVLVLGLGFAADVTQRIIDPRLRTTLSGNRRAGSRRAAVSA
- a CDS encoding ABC transporter substrate-binding protein; the protein is MPRRSLTAVAGGIAVAAALVLAGCSSPSAAPAAGGAADPDAIITVGSQNEPTSLDQIGGGSSGVTEVFTGNVYEGLFRITDDAEVEPLLAAETSVSDDGLTYTFTLADATFHSGDPVTADDVKYSLERFISEESIAARKRQLSVIDTVTVVDDKTVDVTLVSKSVSFTYNLGYVWIVNDTATDRATTEDGSGPYTLADYRKGDSITLDRYADYWGDEPANGGVVYQYYADPTALNNALLTGAVDLVTSQSNPDGLAQFDNDDFTIIEGTSTTKEILGLNDRIAPFDSVDVRKAIYSAIDRERLLDSIWDGRGQLIGSMVPPSEPWYIDLADNNPYDVELAEDLLAQAGYADGFEFTIDTPDSGVHSTVAEFIKSELAKVGVTVNINIITDDEWYEKIYTNHDFQATLQGHVNDRDINFYGNPDFYWGYNDADVQTWLAESEAADSVEAQTDLVKLANQKISDDAASVWLYLNPQLRIAASTVTGVPENGLNSLFYVAGIAKAAS
- a CDS encoding DUF1684 domain-containing protein, whose protein sequence is MTSPHNSLPLGDARAASKRWHDERHDFVTSPLGNLALVLTHWSPAGDEPVSDEQARAGHPVDAVLTRLTRADIDTGETQHGYRIWQTDSPANLAFEGIESYDYDPDWVIDAEFELVADDRVIPFEHLRDAGATRGLPVPGDLVFERAGIPYRLAAFANGDVLQLVFGDATNGVESYGAGRFLAVPRPEIPDGASTGDRVPVTLDFNRAYVPPCGFSSQMNCPLPPPQNRFAVPVRAGERVAVFAEGFTL
- a CDS encoding dolichyl-phosphate-mannose--protein mannosyltransferase, with product MHAEGATGSREATTTDDEAPESAPAAPAPRGTRLDAWWARVLGTPARRRFWYWAGPIAVTLLAGILRFWNLGHPHTLVFDETYYVKDAWTLIGNGYESRWPEDADAGFAAGDTDTYLDEPSYVVHPPLGKWMIGLGMAAFGAGDPFWWRATTALAGTIAVLLVSLIARRLFGSTIVAVIAGLLFAIDGNAIVMSRVALLDTWVMFFALLGFGCVLLDREWHATRLAARLAERRARGVDPAWGPVLWWRPWLLAAGIAFGATTAVKWSGLYFLAAFGIYLVVVDALARRRAGLPFWITSAILRQGPATFLLVVPIAAVVYLASWTGWLVTDGGYYRDWATTTSADQLAGIEWLPAPLQSLWHYHQEAYKYHVGLSTPHPWQSHPLGWLVMERPTNMYYVSLENGDGGCTVDACVQTINGIGNPLIWWGAAAAVLYLLYRLVRWREWQVGLVLVGLAAGYLPWLLYPDRTMFTFYTIAFQPYTMLALAGVLGIILGRRDDLEWRRARGIGVVGVYLAFAVLLSAFFYPLWTGTTIPFTFWQLHIWLPGWR
- the rsmI gene encoding 16S rRNA (cytidine(1402)-2'-O)-methyltransferase, translated to MIILAATPIGNLGDASPRLREALAAATVVAAEDTRVTQRLLAALGIANRPRLIALHEHNERVRASEIVELAREADVLVLSDAGMPAVSDPGFPLVEAAVAAGVDVTVIPGPSAVLTALAVSGLPTDRFSFEGFLPRKHGDRVRTFTSLVDERRTMVFFEAPSRIAASLADAAEVFGADRRAAVCRELTKLHEEVKRGPLGELAAWAEAGVRGEICVVVDGAPERIADAGDALARVLALVAGGVRLKEAAGDVALATGLSRRDLYEAALQARSTHSQPPV